The window CAAACTCTCCATTAAAGCTCTTCGCAAACGCCACTGTTCAGTTTTCAAAGACCGCCGTGTCCTGCGACACAATCTTAATTTTAACTCCCGCGAAACGGCCCTGTCAACTAGTACTTACTGGCTGTTTTGGTGTTTTGTTTGCATCTTTCGCCGTCGCAAGACTTAATATAGCATAACCCGTTTAACAGTGTCAAGGCTGTTCTGGGGCCATGCTCCTGACCGTTCTAATCATCCCGCGGGCGCAGAAGCGGAAAGAGAATGACGTCACGGATCGACGGGCTGTTCGTAAGAAACATCACCAGCCGGTCGAGGCCGATGCCCAACCCTCCCGCGGGGGGCATCCCGTACTCGAGGGCGGTGACGAAGTCCTCGTCGTAGACGTGGGCCTCCTCGTCCCCCCGCTCGCGCTTGGCGAGCTGGGCGAGGAACCGCTCCTTCTGGTCCAGGGGATCGTTCAACTCGGAGAAGGCGTTGGCCACCTCGCGCCCGTAGATGAACAGCTCGAAGCGGTAGGTCAGCCGGGGATCGTCTTCCTTTTTCTTGGCCAGCGGGGAGATCTCGAGCGGGTAGTCGTAGACGAAGGTCGGCTGTATCAGGCGGGGCTGCACAAGCTCCTCGAAGGCGGTGTTCACCGCCTCGCCCCAGTTCCCCGGGAGGTCTTCGATCTCCAGTTCCAGCCGGCGCACGGCGTCGACCGCTTCCTGGCCGGAAAGGGAGGCGAAATCGATCCCGGTGTGCTGCCGCAGGGCCTCCAGCATGGTCACCCGGGCCCAGGGGCGCGCCAGGTTGATCTCGGCCTCACCGTAGGGGAACACGGTGGTGCCGAGGACGGTCTCGGCCGCGTGGATGATCAACTCCTCGGTGAGTTCCATCATATCGTGGTAGTCGGCGTAGGCCTGGTAAAGCTCCAGCATCGTGAACTCGGGGTTGTGGCGGGTGGAGATGCCTTCGTTGCGGAAGTTGCGGTTGATCTCGTAGACCTTCTCGAAACCGCCGACCAGCAGCCTCTTCAGGTAGAGTTCCGGGGCGATGCGCAGGTAGAGGGGCATGTCCAGAGCGTTATGGTAGGTCTTGAAGGGCCGCGCCGTGGCACCCCCGGCCAGGGGCTGCATCATCGGCGTCTCAACCTCCAGGAAGCCTCGCGCGTTCAGGAAGCGGCGGATCTCGTGCAGGATGCGGGAGCGGGTGACAAAGGTCTGCCTGGTGTCCGGGTTGACGATCAGGTCCAGGTAACGCCGCCGGTAGCGGAGTTCGACGTCTTTCAGGCCGTGCCACTTCTCGGGCAAGGGACGAAGCGACTTGGAAAGCAGCTCGAACCTGGAGACGGCCACACTGACCTCGCCGGCCCGGGTCTTGAAGACCCGGCCCTCCAGGCCGATGATGTCCCCGATGTCGAGAGTCTTAAAGAGGCCGTAGAGGTCCTCGCCGACGTCATCCAGCCGGACGTAGATCTGGATGCGGCCCGAACTGTCCTGCAGGTCGGCGAAGGTCGCCTTCCCATGGCCGCGGCGGGCGATCAGGCGCCCCGCCAACCGTACCTTCCGGCCCTCTAACCGGTCGAAATCCCCCTTGACCTCTTTCGCCTCGTGGGTACGCACGAAGCGCCCCCCGAAGGGAGAAATGCCCCGTGCCCGCAGGTCGGCCAATTTCTCCAGCCGCACGCGCATCAAGTCCGATTCCGCCGAATCCTCAAGACGCTGGTCCATGCCTACCCCCCGGAATCCTGTCTGATCTAAATATCTACAGGTTGGTGCGCGTAATCTCCTTTATAACGTAGGTCAGCACACCCGCCGGCACCTGCACCTGCACCACGTCCCCGACCCGGCGGCCCAGCAGGGCCCGGCCGACCGGCGACTCATTGGAAATCTTGTTCGCCGCGGGGTCCGATTCCATGGAGCCGACGATGGTGTAGGTGATTTCCGAGCCGTCCTGCCGGTCCTGCAACCGGACCGAGGCGCCGACACTGACCTCGTCGGTGGCGACGTCCTCGGCGTCGATAACCTTCGCGTTACGGAGCATCTTCTCCAGGGTGAGGATCTGCCCCTCGATAAACGCCTGCTCGTTCTTGGCGTCTTCATACTCAGAGTTCTCGGTGATGTCGCCGAAGTCAATGGCCTGGCGGATACGCTCGGCGACCTCCCGCCGGCGTACCGACTTGAGGTGCTCCAGTTCACTCTCCAGCTTCTTTAGCCCCGAGACCGTCAGGATGACCTCTTTTTCTTTCATTTTTTGATCTTCTCCTCTACCGTGCTTACTTTAATTGCGCAAACAAAAGGACAAACTTTAGGCACTGCCTATTGAAACACGCAGTGCCCCACGAGCCTCTCTTAACTCGCATCAATTATAGTGAGCGGCTCCGCCTTTGTCAAGGCGCCGCCCTTGAGCGTTGGCCCTGATGGCGGCGATCCTTTCCGGCGTGATCGCCCGCTCGAAGCTGCGGAACCCGGCCAACTTAAAGCCGTGCTTCGCGGCCAGGGCACCGATCTCCTCGACCTGTTCCACGGTCAATTCACGCCCGAGGGTAAAGCTCTCAAACCGCCCCTCCAGGGCGAGGATCATGGTCTCGGCCATGCAGGCATAGCAGGTGCGGGGCGGGAAGCCGAAGTTAAAATGGAAGTCCGGCTCGCCCGGCACCTCCACCACCCCGCCCTCAATGACCAGTACGTCGTCCCGCGCTTCGACCACCCGCCGGGACACGTCCCGCGGCCGCGCCACGTCGCATACCACGGCCCCGGGCTTGAGGTCCTCCGGTTCGATGATCGCATCCACGGCGCTGGTCACGGTGACGACGACGTCCGCTTGCCGCAGCGCGCCCTTGAGGTCTTCGGTCACCCGGGCCGCCAGCCCGCTCTCATACATGATCTTGTCGGCCAGCAGTTCCAGCTTACCCCGGTTGCGGCCGACCAGGAACATCTCCCGGGCCTCCCGCGCCAGGATGCGGGCGCATACCCCGCCGATGGCGCCGGTGGCCCCGACGACGGCGACGACCGCCTCGTCCAGCCGGTGGCCCATCAGGCGGGCCGCTTCCCTGGTGCCCTGGAGGGCCGTGGCCACAGTGTAGCTGTTGCCGGTCGTCACCGGGATCGAAAGCCTCTCGGCCACCGTCTTCCCGGCGTCCCCGACGACCTTCGTGAAGGCGCCGAGCCCCAGGATGCGCGCCCCCAGCTTCTCGGCCAGCCGCCCGGTCCGGACGACCTTGTCCAGTACCTTCTCCGGGGGCAGGCTCATGATCTGCCGCGCCGTGAGCGGGCAGGAAACAAACCAGCCTTCCACTTCGTTATGGGCGGACCTTACGCCGGTAATGTGCGCTGTTTTAATCGGGGGCAGCCAGCTGATCGCCTTCTCAACCCAGGCGTCCGGCAGGTACCTGGCAAAGCCGAACTTCCGGGACACATCGTCGACGTTCAAGGGATGGATCACGAAAGCGAAACGTTCCAAACAGGATTCTCCTCGCACGGGGATTTAGTCCATTCTATAACCGCACCGTTATCCAGGCAAGGGGCAGTTCGGGCTCACAGGACCATCTGAATCAGCGTCCGCAATTCGGCGACGGTATCGGCCCGCTGCAGCCGCTCCCGCAGCCGGGCGGCATGCGGCAGGCCGCGGGTGTACCAGGAGGCGTGCTTGCGCATTTGCAGGACGGCCGTGTCCTCGTCCTTGTATCTCACGAGCAGGTCCAGGTGGCGGAGGGCCATGGCCACCCGCTCCGCCCCGGAAGGGGGCGGCAACTGCCCGCCGGTCGCAAGGTAATGCACGGCCTCCCGGAAGATCCAGGGGTTGCCCCGCGCGGCGCGGCCGATCATCACCCCGTCGCAGCCCGTCTCGTCGAGCATGCGCCGGGCGTCGGGCGCCGTCCAGACGTCCCCGTTGCCGATCACCGGCACGTCCACTGCTTCCTTGACCGCCCGGATGACGCCCCAGTCGGCGCGCCCGCTGTAAAACTCGCTCCGGTAGCGGCCGTGCACCATAACCGCCGACGCCCCGGCATCCACCACGGCATAGGCCACCTCCACCGCGTCCGGGGAATCGGCATCCCACCCCCGGCGCATCTTGACCGTCACCGGCAGGGTGACGGCGTCGACGACCGCGGCCACGATCTCCCCGGCCAGCCGCGGGTCGCGCATCAGTGCCGCACCCTCACCGTTCTTGACGATCTTCGGCGTCGGGCAGCCCATGTTCAGGTCAATGATATCCGCCCCCGCGGCGGCCACGAGGCGCGCCGCCCGCGCCAGGTCCCCCGGGCGGGACCCGAAGAGCTGGACGGCGACCGGGCTTTCCCCCTCGATGTCCAGCATCTCCAGGGTCTTTCTGCTGCCGAAGAGCAGGGCCTGGGCGGAGATCATTTCCGTAAAGGCCAGGGCGCAGTCCATCTCCCGGGCCAGCAGGCGGAAGGCCTTGTCGGTGATACCGGCCATGGGCGCCGCCACCACAGGGTTTTCTAAAACTACCGGCCCAACGCGCACCGGCCCTTCACCGCCTTAAGATGACTTCAGGCGATTTATTTTACCCGCCTGAAACCAAAAACCCTTCACCCGCGTCTTTATTAATGAAGAGAACTGAATTGCGCCAGAGGTGACCGACCATTTCCGAGCAACCGGCGGTGAGCGGGCCGGCGTACCGGTCCCCGGCAAGGACGTTTACGGCTTTGTCCGGCCTTTTGACGGCGGTAATCCTGCTTATGATGGCGGCCGTGATTCTGTCCCTGCAGGCCTGGCAGAACCCGCAACGCCTGGCCCGGGAGTTCGCGGCCCACTTAAACGAAGGAAACAGCCGGGCCTGGTTTTACCTGGCCACGGAAGCGCGGGAGAAGGTGTCCTGGTTTGACGCCCCGGCCATCCACCGGCTCGTCGCCGCCTTTCAAAGCGGGGCTTTTCAGGAGCCGGAAGCGGGGAACAGTTTCTTTTACCGCACCGTCGACGTCACCGTCGTTCAGGACGCGGATGAAGTGCCGCTCCGCCTGTACTTCACCCGCACGCTCGCCGGCTGGAGAATCACTTACATAAAGGCGGCCGGCGGGTAGGAGGGCGGCCCCCGCCGGGGGGCGGCGGTCTGCACCCCGGGGAAGGGTTTCCGAACCCGGAGGACGAATTTCTCCGGGGGCAGGTGAAACTCGGATGGGCCTTCGGTTTCCGGAGCGCGAGCCGCTGACACGCAATGTTACCGTCCTGGAGACGCTGTTTAGGCTTTTCCACGGTTCCGTCTTTTATGCCGCCTACTATGTTACGAACGACCGCGCCCTGGCGGAAGACGTAACCCAGGAAACATTTCTGAAGGCTTACGAACGACTTGACCAGCTGCGCGACGCTTCCCGGGTCGAGGCCTGGCTGGTGCGCATCGCCATCAACGGCGCCCGGGACGCCTTGCGCCGCAACCGCAACCTCTGCCCGGTATCCGGAGACGCGGAGGCCGCGGCCGCGGCGGACTCGATGCCGGAAAACCGGCTGCTCTCCCGGGAAGAGCGAAGGGCCGTCCAGGCCGCCGTCTCCGCGCTGGAACCGGAGTACCAGGAAGCCGTTTTCCTGAAATACTTCCGCGGGATGACGGTCAGGGAGATCAGTGAGGTGACCGGCGCCCCCGAGGGCACGGTCAAGACCCGGCTGCGAAGGGCCCGGTTGACGATCGGCGAACTGCTCCGGAAGGCATCCTCTACGGTTAAGCAAGGGGGTGAATGAGGATGCGCCAGATGACGGACGAAGAATTCGAGGAACTGCTGCGCGAGGCCCTGCGGGCCCGCATGGAGGACTGTGAGCCCCCGCCCATCGAGGAGTCCTGGAAACGCTTCGAAGCGAGGCTCCGCCGTTACGAGGCCGAACGCCGCAAGGTACGTGTAGGGCCCTGGCGCGTCCCACGCCTTGTCCTGGCGGCGGCCCTGCTGCTTGCCGTCGTTATCGCCGTCCCGATCGCTTTCCCCGACCAGCTGGGGGCCATCGGGCAACGTGTTTTTCATACCACCCGCACGATGGTCGACCTGGGTGACGGGCAGATGAACCTTATGACGGGAAGGCACCCGCAGGACCAGGCGCCCCCGTCCCCCCCTCCCCCGGGCATCGGACCCCAGGGCGGAACGGTTCTCGACCCCGAAATAAAGGAGATCCCCACGCCGCCGGAGCAAAAGGGCCTGACCCTCGAGGAGGTGCGCGCCGCCGCGCCGTTCATGGTCCGGGTGCCGCGTTACCTCCCTGAGGGGTACACCCGTCAAGATATCACTTATCAACCCCACCCCGGCGGCACGTCGGGAAGGATCGAGATGATCTACGAGGGCCCCGAAGGACGGTACCTGCGCTTTGAGCAGTTCAATATCACCGGCGGCTTCGGCATGGGCCGGGGGTTCGACGCCGAGGACACCGAGATGCGGGAGATTAAGGTCAACGGGAACAACGCCACCCTGCTGGTCCACAAGAAGCAGTGGTGCACCCTGACCTGGTTCGACAACGAGATGTTCTACGAACTCTCCGGGAAGATCCCGCCGGAGGAAATTGAGAAGGTCGCCGTCTCAATCCAGTAGCCGCGGCCGTCAGCCGCCCCGCCTAAAGAGAGGTGGGAAGCCCATCCGCTGTTCCCACATCTCACATCCCATATATCTCACATCCCGTTTTGGGCGAGGATGGGCCGGCTTTCAGATTCCCAGTCCGGCGCGCTTCTCCTCGATGTGCGCCGCCAGGGCCGCGGCCGCCTTGTGCGGGTCCTCCTCCACCAGCACGCGCCCGCCGACCAGCGGCTCTATACCCCGCGTCAGGGCCTCGGTGACCAGCTCGCTTCCCGTCACCGGCGGCACCGGCCCAATGTGCGTTAAAAGGCCGAAGGCCACGGCGAAGATCCCGTCCACAACCGCCTTCTGCTCCAGGTACTCCGGCGCCGAGGCCGCCACCGGGAGCCGGCTCGGGTCCACGCCCAGGGCGCCCGCAATGGCCGTCACGGCGACCCCGATGCGCCCGATGTCCACGCAGGAGCCGAAGTTCAGACAGGGCGGGATGCCCAGGGCCCGGCAGACGGCGCGCAGCCCGGCGCCGGCCTCCGCCGCCGCCTCGGGGAGCATCAGGCCCTCGATCTGCGTCGCGCTGGAGGCGCAACCGGCGTTGATCACCAGGATATCACGCTTGATCAGCTCGCGCGAGATGCATACCACCTGGTGGTCGTGGCCGTTGCGGTTGTTCGTGCAGCCGACCACGGCCACGATGCCGCGGATCCGCCCGGCCTTGACAGCATCCAGGAGCGGGTCCAGGCTGCCGCCGAGGGCCGCGAGGATGGATTCCACGCCGAAGCCGGTGACCAGGCCGCTCTTCCGGTCGGGAATGTAGATCTTCTCCGCCTTACGGTCGCGGTAGGCGTCGATGGCCGTGCGCACCAGCCCGCGCGCCTGCTCCGCCGCCTTCTCCGGCTCGTAGTCGACGTGGGTGTCGACGCCCGCCATACGGACGATGCGGTCGACCGAAACCAGCCGGGTGTGGAAGCGGTCGGCGACATCCTTCAAGGACGGGAGGGAGCAGTTCATATCCATCATCACCAGGTCGACGGCGCCGGTGGCGACCATGAACTCCTGGGTGATCCAGTTGCCAAGCTGGCCGGCCAGGCCATCCCCGCTCGTGGCGCCGCGCTGGAGCAGCTCCTGGCCGGTGCACATCGAGCCGTAGACCTTGATCCCCTTAGCCCCGGCCGCCCGGGCCTCGGCGAGGATTTCCTCATCGGCCGCCGCCTGGAGTACGGCGGTCCCCACCAGGGGCACGTGACCATGGGCGACGATGTTCACCGTCTCCGGGTCGAGCACTCCCAGGTCCGCCTGGCCGGTGGTGATCCGGGGCGTCCCCAGCAGGATGTCCTGCAGGGTGATAGTCCCCACCAGGCCCAGGTAGCCGGCGCCGATGGAGAGCCGCACGGCGGTGAGCAGCAGGTCGACCGGGTCGGTATTGATATTGCTCATACTCTTGGTCAAGGCGTCCCTGATCTCGGAAAGCAGGCCGCCCGGCACCACGCCGAGCTTCTCCCAGGCCTGAAGGCGCGAGGCCGGAGCGAGCAGCCGGACCAGGGCGGACGGTTCGTCGGCCCCCTTGCGCAGCTCGTTGAGTACCAGGTCCGCCAGGGCCGCGGCCAGCTCGGCGCTATCGGCGCCCGGGTCCAGGCCGAAGAGCCCGGCCACCTGGCGCAGCTTGGCCTCGTCGCCGATCCTGAAGGGGGTCTTGCCGGCTGCGGCGGCCTTGAGGGTCTTGCAGACCTCTTCGAGGTGGTGGGTGTAGGCCGCCGCCCCGTGCGTGGCCAGACGCACCAGGTTGCGGGCGACGATGGTATCCGCCGTCGCGCCGCAGATCCCCCGCGGGGCCTTCGGGCTGATACGGCAGGGGCCGTGGCTGCAAAGCTGGCAGCAGACCCCGCTCATGCCGAAACCGCACTGGGGCTGCTGGGCGCGGTAGCGGTCGAAAACGGTACTGATCCCCTGCGCCGCGGCGGCCTCCTGCATCTCGTTGATCGAGGCGTGGGCCGACAGGCCGCAGGTTTCCTTGGATGGGCATCCGCTGCATCCGGACATAGCTGTCTCCTCCTTTGAGCGTTCTTCGCGCCCATCCTATCAGACCCGTCCCCCGCCTGTCCGTGAGCCATGCCGCACCCGGGGTGTGACCTTCGTCACAGGCAGCAAAAAACCCGGTGTCGACCACCGGGCCGGAAATGACAACCCCTGCCGCCCATTCCTGTTTGCTTCTTTCCAAGGCTAAACGCGGTTGCGTTCGTAGATGATCCGCAGGCCCTTCAGCGTCAAGAAGGGGTCCACGTGCTGGATGGTGGCGCTCTCGCCGGCGATCAGCGCCGCCTCGCCGCCGGTGGCCAGGACCGTCGCCGCCCCGCCCAACTCGGCCCGCATGCGGTGCACGACATTGTCCACCAGGCCGGCGAAGCCGAAGACGATCCCGGCCTGCATGCTGTGGACGGTGTTCCGCCCGATGACCGCGGGCGGGCGCACCAGCTCCACCCGCGGCAGGCGCGCCGCCCGGCTGAACAGCGCCTCGCAGGAGATCCCGATCCCCGGGGCGATGATCCCGCCCAGGTATTCCCCCTTCGCGGAGACGGCGTCAAAGGTGGTGGCCGTCCCGAAATCGACGATCACCAGCGGCCCGCCGTGTTCCTCAAAGCCCGCGACCGCGTTGACGATACGGTCGGCCCCGACGTCCCTGGGGTTCTCGTACTTGATGGGCATGCCGGTCCGGATCCCCGGGCCGACAACCATAGGCTCGCAGTTGAAGTAGCCGTGGACGGCCTCTTCCAGCACGGTGTTCAAGGGGGGCACGACCGAAGCCGCCACCACCGCCGCCACGTCCCGCGCCGTGAAGCCGCGGTCGCCGAGGAGCTGCTTGAGGAGCAGGCCGCACTCATCGGCCGTCCAGGCGCGGCGCGTCGAAACCCTCCAGTGGGCGGCCAGCTCCCGGCCGGCGAAGAGGCCGGCGGTAATGTTGGTATTCCCGACGTCCAGCACAAGCAACAAGGACGGTCACCCCCTTAGTTACTTCCAGAACCAGATGCGCCGCGGCTCTCAAACTTGCTCCTGTTTAGAAATGCGAAAGCAACAAACATTCCAGCAAAGGCCGATTCAGCTTCCCGAAGAAAATAACCCGGGCTCATAATCAAGGTATACAACAGCATTCAGTGTTTTCCGCCGTTCTCCAATAAGACGTCGCCGGAGAGCACCCGTTGCACCACGCCCGGCGCGCGCTCGACGAGCAGGGCGCCCTCGTCGTCAACGGCCAGGGCCCGCCCGTACCACTCTTTCCCGCCGGTGACGATCCTGACCCGCCGGCCCAGGCACTCCTGGCGCTCGCGCCAGGCGGCGATCACCGGGCCGAACCCCTGGGCCAGCCAGGCCCGGTACCACCTCTCCATCGACCCCAGGATCGCCGCCAGCAGCCTGGCGCGGTCCACGGGGCGGCCCGCAGAGGCCGAGACGCTGGCCGCCGCCTCCCGCAGGGCGGGGGGAAAGGCCTCCAGCTCTATGTTTACGTTCAGGCCGATGCCGACCACCAGCCATTCCAGCCTCTCGGCCTCGGCGGCCAGTTCGGTCAGGATGCCCCCCAGCTTCCGCCCCCCGGCGATCAGGTCGTTGGGCCACTTGATGCCGACCTTCAGGTTCGGATAGGCGCGCAGGGCGTCGACAACGGACACGGCGGCCACGAAGGTCGCCTCCGGCGCCCGCGCCGGGGACAGAGCCGGGCGCAGGATGACCGAAAACCACAGCCCGCCGTGCGGGGAGTGCCAGGAGCGCCCCAGCCGGCCCCGTCCCCCGGTCTGGCGCTCGGCCAGCACCACCGTGCCCTCGGGGGCCCCGGCGCGGGCCAGGTCCTTCGCCCGGTTGTTGGTGGAGTCGACTTCGGCGAGATAGTCGTAAGAGCGGCCGAGGACGCCGGTGGTCAGCAGCGGTTGGACCGCCTCGGCCGTAAGCCGGTCGGGCCCCTCCCCGGTCAGGCGGTAGCCGGAGCGGGGGGCGGCCGCGATGGGGTACCCGTCCCGGCGCAGGGCGGCGACGTGTTTCCAGACCGCGGTGCGGGAAAGGCCGAGCCGCCGCGCCAGGTCCTCCCCGGAAACCGCTCCGGGGGCGTGCTCCCGCAGAATTTCCAGGATGCGCTCTTTCAACGGCCGGCGGCCCCTTCCGGAATAAAGTCCAGGCCGAT is drawn from Thermoanaerobacterales bacterium and contains these coding sequences:
- the lysS gene encoding lysine--tRNA ligase; the encoded protein is MDQRLEDSAESDLMRVRLEKLADLRARGISPFGGRFVRTHEAKEVKGDFDRLEGRKVRLAGRLIARRGHGKATFADLQDSSGRIQIYVRLDDVGEDLYGLFKTLDIGDIIGLEGRVFKTRAGEVSVAVSRFELLSKSLRPLPEKWHGLKDVELRYRRRYLDLIVNPDTRQTFVTRSRILHEIRRFLNARGFLEVETPMMQPLAGGATARPFKTYHNALDMPLYLRIAPELYLKRLLVGGFEKVYEINRNFRNEGISTRHNPEFTMLELYQAYADYHDMMELTEELIIHAAETVLGTTVFPYGEAEINLARPWARVTMLEALRQHTGIDFASLSGQEAVDAVRRLELEIEDLPGNWGEAVNTAFEELVQPRLIQPTFVYDYPLEISPLAKKKEDDPRLTYRFELFIYGREVANAFSELNDPLDQKERFLAQLAKRERGDEEAHVYDEDFVTALEYGMPPAGGLGIGLDRLVMFLTNSPSIRDVILFPLLRPRDD
- the greA gene encoding transcription elongation factor GreA: MKEKEVILTVSGLKKLESELEHLKSVRRREVAERIRQAIDFGDITENSEYEDAKNEQAFIEGQILTLEKMLRNAKVIDAEDVATDEVSVGASVRLQDRQDGSEITYTIVGSMESDPAANKISNESPVGRALLGRRVGDVVQVQVPAGVLTYVIKEITRTNL
- a CDS encoding shikimate dehydrogenase; its protein translation is MERFAFVIHPLNVDDVSRKFGFARYLPDAWVEKAISWLPPIKTAHITGVRSAHNEVEGWFVSCPLTARQIMSLPPEKVLDKVVRTGRLAEKLGARILGLGAFTKVVGDAGKTVAERLSIPVTTGNSYTVATALQGTREAARLMGHRLDEAVVAVVGATGAIGGVCARILAREAREMFLVGRNRGKLELLADKIMYESGLAARVTEDLKGALRQADVVVTVTSAVDAIIEPEDLKPGAVVCDVARPRDVSRRVVEARDDVLVIEGGVVEVPGEPDFHFNFGFPPRTCYACMAETMILALEGRFESFTLGRELTVEQVEEIGALAAKHGFKLAGFRSFERAITPERIAAIRANAQGRRLDKGGAAHYN
- the dusB gene encoding tRNA dihydrouridine synthase DusB, with translation MRVGPVVLENPVVAAPMAGITDKAFRLLAREMDCALAFTEMISAQALLFGSRKTLEMLDIEGESPVAVQLFGSRPGDLARAARLVAAAGADIIDLNMGCPTPKIVKNGEGAALMRDPRLAGEIVAAVVDAVTLPVTVKMRRGWDADSPDAVEVAYAVVDAGASAVMVHGRYRSEFYSGRADWGVIRAVKEAVDVPVIGNGDVWTAPDARRMLDETGCDGVMIGRAARGNPWIFREAVHYLATGGQLPPPSGAERVAMALRHLDLLVRYKDEDTAVLQMRKHASWYTRGLPHAARLRERLQRADTVAELRTLIQMVL
- a CDS encoding sigma-70 family RNA polymerase sigma factor encodes the protein MGLRFPEREPLTRNVTVLETLFRLFHGSVFYAAYYVTNDRALAEDVTQETFLKAYERLDQLRDASRVEAWLVRIAINGARDALRRNRNLCPVSGDAEAAAAADSMPENRLLSREERRAVQAAVSALEPEYQEAVFLKYFRGMTVREISEVTGAPEGTVKTRLRRARLTIGELLRKASSTVKQGGE
- a CDS encoding DUF4367 domain-containing protein; its protein translation is MRQMTDEEFEELLREALRARMEDCEPPPIEESWKRFEARLRRYEAERRKVRVGPWRVPRLVLAAALLLAVVIAVPIAFPDQLGAIGQRVFHTTRTMVDLGDGQMNLMTGRHPQDQAPPSPPPPGIGPQGGTVLDPEIKEIPTPPEQKGLTLEEVRAAAPFMVRVPRYLPEGYTRQDITYQPHPGGTSGRIEMIYEGPEGRYLRFEQFNITGGFGMGRGFDAEDTEMREIKVNGNNATLLVHKKQWCTLTWFDNEMFYELSGKIPPEEIEKVAVSIQ
- the cooS gene encoding anaerobic carbon-monoxide dehydrogenase catalytic subunit, which produces MSGCSGCPSKETCGLSAHASINEMQEAAAAQGISTVFDRYRAQQPQCGFGMSGVCCQLCSHGPCRISPKAPRGICGATADTIVARNLVRLATHGAAAYTHHLEEVCKTLKAAAAGKTPFRIGDEAKLRQVAGLFGLDPGADSAELAAALADLVLNELRKGADEPSALVRLLAPASRLQAWEKLGVVPGGLLSEIRDALTKSMSNINTDPVDLLLTAVRLSIGAGYLGLVGTITLQDILLGTPRITTGQADLGVLDPETVNIVAHGHVPLVGTAVLQAAADEEILAEARAAGAKGIKVYGSMCTGQELLQRGATSGDGLAGQLGNWITQEFMVATGAVDLVMMDMNCSLPSLKDVADRFHTRLVSVDRIVRMAGVDTHVDYEPEKAAEQARGLVRTAIDAYRDRKAEKIYIPDRKSGLVTGFGVESILAALGGSLDPLLDAVKAGRIRGIVAVVGCTNNRNGHDHQVVCISRELIKRDILVINAGCASSATQIEGLMLPEAAAEAGAGLRAVCRALGIPPCLNFGSCVDIGRIGVAVTAIAGALGVDPSRLPVAASAPEYLEQKAVVDGIFAVAFGLLTHIGPVPPVTGSELVTEALTRGIEPLVGGRVLVEEDPHKAAAALAAHIEEKRAGLGI
- a CDS encoding type III pantothenate kinase, which encodes MLLVLDVGNTNITAGLFAGRELAAHWRVSTRRAWTADECGLLLKQLLGDRGFTARDVAAVVAASVVPPLNTVLEEAVHGYFNCEPMVVGPGIRTGMPIKYENPRDVGADRIVNAVAGFEEHGGPLVIVDFGTATTFDAVSAKGEYLGGIIAPGIGISCEALFSRAARLPRVELVRPPAVIGRNTVHSMQAGIVFGFAGLVDNVVHRMRAELGGAATVLATGGEAALIAGESATIQHVDPFLTLKGLRIIYERNRV
- a CDS encoding biotin--[acetyl-CoA-carboxylase] ligase — its product is MKERILEILREHAPGAVSGEDLARRLGLSRTAVWKHVAALRRDGYPIAAAPRSGYRLTGEGPDRLTAEAVQPLLTTGVLGRSYDYLAEVDSTNNRAKDLARAGAPEGTVVLAERQTGGRGRLGRSWHSPHGGLWFSVILRPALSPARAPEATFVAAVSVVDALRAYPNLKVGIKWPNDLIAGGRKLGGILTELAAEAERLEWLVVGIGLNVNIELEAFPPALREAAASVSASAGRPVDRARLLAAILGSMERWYRAWLAQGFGPVIAAWRERQECLGRRVRIVTGGKEWYGRALAVDDEGALLVERAPGVVQRVLSGDVLLENGGKH